From Rhodovibrio salinarum DSM 9154:
GTCGGCTGCCGCAGGTCGGCGAGCGCATCCGTCAGCCCGCGCTCTCGGCCGTACTGTCGGGTATTCGTCAGCAGGGGGCCGGCTACCTTTACACCGGTCAGTTCGCCGGGCGACTTGCGAATGCCGCCGCGAATGCGGGCCAGCCGTTCTCGAAATCCGCGCTTAACGGCTACAAGGCGCGGGCCGAACCGACGTTGACCGTGCCGTACGGCGATCACCAACTGCACCTGCCGCCGCCGCCGGCGATGGGCGGCTTGCTGGCGGGACAGACCTGGGGCCTGTTGCGCCAGGATGACGGCGGGTCGCCGGCGCTGTCGGGCGAGACGGCGCATCTGCTGGCGGAAGCGTGGAAGCGTAGCCTGTCGCGCACGGGCGGCTGGCTCGCCAAAGCCCCTGCGGAACGCCCCGCGCCGCAGAGCCTGCTGTCGGAGGCATCGCTCGGCCAGGCGTTCAGCAGCATCGATCCCGGAGCCGCGACCCCTGCCGAGCGCCTGACGCCCACGCCGCCGCGCTTGTCTGGTGACACGCCGACAGCCGGGGTTACGGCCGTTGACCGATTCGGCAACATGGCCGCCTGCGGTTTCACCATGAACGGCCTGTTCGGCAGCGGGGCGGATGCGATCGGCACCGGCGTACTGCTCGCCAATCCGTCGGCCGAGACGGCGGCGGGAGCGGATCTGCTGCCGGCGGTGATCGCCAACCAGTACACAGGGCGCAACTATTTCGCGGTGTCAGGCGCAGGTGGGGCGGCCGGTGTGCTGAGCGCGGCCGAACTGGTCCGCAAGCTGGAGAGTGCTGGACGCGCGCAACCCGATCTGAACAGCGATCTCGGGCTGCCGCGCCTGTACCATCCAGGACGTCCCGACACGCTCCGTGTCGAACCGACGCTTTCGACGGACGTGACCCAACGGTTGAGCACGATGGGTCACGCCCTCGTGAAACGCCCTGGTTTGGGCCGCCTGACCGCCATCTACTGTCAGGGCGGGGCGGACAGTACGGGCCAGGGTTGCCAGGCTGCTGTCGACCCGCGCGGCAATGGGCTGGCGGTCCGGGCGCAGTGAGCCCCTGGAAGTGCCGGTCTGGACGTTCCTGGAGAGCAACCGGAGTTTAGGTCAGCCATGAGCCTCAAGGTCGCCCAGCGCGGCAAAGTCGACCCCTTCATCGTGATGGATGTGCTGCGGGCCGCCAACGCGCGGGCCCAGGAAGGTGGCGACGTCCTGCACCTGGAGGTCGGCCAGCCCGGCCACGGCACCCCGCAAGCCGCTCGGGAAGCGGCCAAGCAGGCGATCGAGCAGGAACAGCTCGGCTACACCGACGCGCTTGGCCTGCCGGCGCTGCGCCAACGGATCGCGGCGAGCTACAAGACGCTGCACGGCGTCGATCTCGATCCTGAGCGGGTGATGATCACCAGTGGCTCGTCGGCCGGTTTTGTGATCGCCTTCCTCACCGCCTTCGACCCGGGCGACCGCGTGGCGCTTGCCGCGCCCGGCTATCCCGCCTACCGCAACATCCTGACTGCTCTCGGCCTGGAAACCGTCTGGCTGCAGACGGACATGGCAAGCCGCTTCCAGCCAACGCCGGAGTTGCTCGACCAGGTGGATGGGCCGTTGGATGGCCTGATTCTGGCCAGTCCGTCCAATCCGGCGGGCACGATGGTGGACGAACCCGGCATGCGCGCACTGGTGGAGGCTTGCCATGCGCGCGGCATCCGCTTGATTTCGGACGAAATTTACCACCGGATCGAATTCCAGGGCCGGGGCGTTTCCGCGCTGGAGCTCACCGATGACGCGATCGTGGTGAACTCCTTCTCCAAGTACTATGCCATGACCGGCTGGCGCGTTGGCTGGCTGGTCCTGCCGCCGGACATGGTGCGCACGGCGGAGTGTTTGGGGCAGAACCTGTTCATTTCCGCCTCCGCCCCCTCGCAGTATGCGGCCCTGGGCGCGCTCGATGCCGGGGACGAACTGGAAACGGTGGTGCAGTCCTACCGCCGCAATCGCGATGTCCTGCTGAGCGAATTGCCAAAGGCCGGTATCGAGCGTTTCGCGCCCGCGGACGGGGCTTTTTATATCTACGCCGACGTCGGTCATCTGACCGAGGACAGCCAAGCGTTCTGCAAGCGTATGCTGCACGAAACCGGGGTCGCCGCGACGCCCGGGGTCGATTTCGACCCCTTCCGGGGGCAGCGTTTCGTGCGGTTTTCCTTTGCCGGGCGCGAGGACGAGGTTGCGGAGGCGGCGCAGCGGCTGCGGCGTTGGTTGGCGGCGTAGCCTCTGACCTTTCAGACTAACCGGTCGAGGCGCAGTGCTTTTGCCAAGGCTGCGGCAATCAGCTATGACGCGGGCAATGGCACGGGCACGCGGTACACCCAAACTTTCCCACCTTGCGACCGACAGCGGCGAACTGCTGGGCGCGGATGCGCAGGCGCGTCAGCACGCCAGTGTCCGCAAGGCACACGAGACCGAGCTGATCGAGGACTACGTCGAGTTGGTTGCCGACCTGATCGACGCCAAGGGAGAGGCGCGTGCGGTCGAAATCGCCCAGCGGATGGGCGTACGCCAGGCGACCGTGGCCAAGATGGTGCGGCGTCTGCAGGATCGGGGACTGGTTGAAACGGAGCCCTATCGCGCGATCTTCCTGACCCGGGAGGGGCGGGAAGTGGCCGAGACCAGTCGCGAGCGTCATGCCGTTGTCCTGCAGTTCCTGCGAACCCTGGGTGTGAGTGAGGAGACAGCGCTTTCGGATGCTGAAGGGATCGAACACCACGTCAGCGAGGAAACGCTTGATGCGATGCGCGCGCGGCTACGTAAGGAATAATCCTCGCGTCGCATGGGTTCCTTATCTGCACCACAGTGTGCCACCGGTCATACACAGGTCATAAACCGCGCATACAGCCGTCCTTGCAGATGGCTGTTTCAAATGCTTGTCTTGAACACATAAAGGGTCAACTCTGCTTCGGGTGATCACGCGAAGTGGATGAGTCCCACGCAACAAGGGGGTGTCGATATGGCACAAAGCTTAATTCGGGCGGCTGCAATCGGCGTTTGCGCGTTGGCGCTTGCGTCGTGCGCAGGCACCGAGTTGGAGGATACCCGCAATCTGAACGTCCAGGGCGGCGCCTTCAATTCTGCACTGTACGAGGGCTACGTCGATCGGTCGCAGTTCGAGTACGACTATGGCGACTACAATTCCTCGGATCTGTACGCCCAGCGGGCGCAACGGGTCGCTGCGGGTCAGACGGTCCAGCCGTTGACGCTCGATGGCGATGGCAATGAAGCCGTCGAGGGTGTCGATAAGATGGACACCAAGTTGCCTGCGATCCGTCAGGCACGGGCTGACCTGCTCGATGCGCTGAACAATGGCGCACGCCAAGATACGCCCGAGGCGGCAGCGGAAGCGCAAGTTGCGTTCGATTGCTGGGTAGAGGAGACCCAGCCGGACCAGATCGCCAAATGCCGTCAGCGTTTCGAACAGGCGTTCCAGACCGTACAGAACGCGGCCGAGCCAGCCGAGATGGACCAGGCAAGCGAGACCGCTCCGGCCGCCCCAGAGGAGGTCGATAGCACGGAACCCGAGAGCTTCACGGTGTACTTCGCGTTCGACAGCGCCCAGCTGAGCGAGGAAGCGCGTGAGGTGATCGGTCAGGTCGCCGAGGCGGCCGAGGATCGCCCGAATGCGGAAATCTCCGCCACCGGCTACACCGATACCGTCGGTCCGGAGGATTACAACCAGGACCTGTCCTTCCGCCGTGCGCAGGCGGTGCAGGAGGCCCTGACCGGCCGCGATATCGCTGAGGACCGGATCGGTACTGCGGCGCGTGGTGAGAACCAGTTGGCGGTCGAGACCGCCGACGGCGTGGCCGAGCCGCGCAACCGTCGCGTCGAAATCTCGCTGTTCTAAGCCTACAGCAGCGATATCGAACAAAGGCGTGTGGCGCCCCGTGTGGACAACGCGGGTGCGTCACACGCCTTTTTCGTGACAGTCCATTATTTCATGAACAGGGAGTAGGTCAGGCTGCGGCCGGCCGAAACCTCGACGATATGGGTATAGGTTTCTGCGCCGTGGTGGGCGGCAACCTTGTACCAGCCCGCCGAGAGGCCAAGCGCCGGTACCGGCTCCTGTGTCTCCACAAGCGGGGGAGCTGCCTTCTTGCCCCGGCGGTAGGGGTGCACGGTCCAGGAGACGTCATGTCGGACCGGGCTGGCGCCGGGACATCGTAACAGTTCGAGTTCGAGCCCGCCGAGGTTGAGGTTGAGGGTCGTCGACATCGATTCGCCGACGCCCACCTCGATATCCGTGATCGACCGTGCGTGGCGGTAGCGGGCGACCACGCGGTATTCGTCGGGCTCCAGATGCAGTTTCGTCGGGGCGCCGGTGAACTCGGCCACCTTGCGGATGGCCCGTTTGCCGTTGCGTGACCAGACGTGCAGGTCGACTCCGTCCGTGATCGCCGGTCCGTTCTCCCGGGCGACAACATTGAATTCGACGAGCGTGTCCGCAGCCGCCGTACCGGCAGCTGGCAGCGCCAGCAGACCTGCGAGGACGAGCCGGGAGGCCCATCCGCGGTGTTGGCTATCGGGGACCCGTGGCCGCATGCTGAGCTCCAGCCTGTTCCGTTGCGGAAATCGATTCCCCCGGAAGCGCGGGGCCACCGGGGCGGTCTGTATATCACGCATCGACCGGTTGGGCGGAACCCTTATCGACCGGTATTTTCGGGTCGATGCAGAACATATCCCTATCGCGATCACCCCCAGGCCAGTATCGGCCTAAAAGTAGCGCAGTATTGGGCAAGCGGGCAGCAGGTCCGGAATCTCCTGGTCCAGCTTGATCTCCAAATGGGCGGAGAGGACCTGGGTGAGATTGCCGTCGTCGATCAGCGGCAGGTCGAGCCCGATCACCTTGATGAACGCGCGCTGATGCTGGTCGAGCACGCCGCAGGCAATCCCGATGAAGGGATCGCGGTCCATCTCCTGGAAATAGGCAAGCTCAATGGCCTGCAGCGCCTCTGGATCGTTGGAAGCGGAGCCAAGGGTCTTATGCGTGTAGTCCACGCCCCACCATTCCGTGAGTTTCGTGCCCCACAGGGTGAAGCGCAGGTTAAACGGTTCCCGCTCGATCCGGGCAATGAAGATCCGGCCCAGCCAGCTTTTGAAGTCCACCGCGTCGAAGTCGTTCCGGCCGGGTAGGCGACCGTTCTCTGGCACCCGCGCTTGCCACAGACGCACCAAATCCGCGAAGGGGCCGAATCGTTCAGGCGCTGCATAGCGGTCACACTTTGCGTAGTGCCAGGTGTTTTCGGCTTGGAGAACACGCGGTCGGATGTCGACCTCCAGCTTTGAGAGGCGTGGCACGGACGGCGATTGACAAACCACCTTTATGATAGCCTTTGGGGAGTGAGGGGGGAACGGCGCATACATACCAATATTTGAAAATTGCGTGTGTACGCAGGCCGTTTTTTGCCAGACTAGCGCTTCGCGCGCTTGCCGCTGGGCTTGCCGGAGCGCTGCTTGGACGCGGCGCGGCCGCTGCCCTTGTTGCCGCGCTGCTTTTTCGATTTCGACGCCGCGTCGGCTTCGGCGATCTTGCTGGCGAAGTCGCCGGCGCCGCCCTGTTGGGCGCCGTCGGTGGGCACGCCCAGATCCGCCTGCTCCAGCTTCTTGATCTCGTCGCGCAGGCGGGCGGCCTCCTCGAACTCCAGGTTCGCGGCCGCCTCCTTCATGCGGTTCTCGAGATCGGCGATCGATTCCTTGAGGTTGTGGCCGGCGCCCGGCGTCTCGCCATCGCGGCCCTGGCCGGTATCGACCTCGACGTGGTCGCCCTTCTCGTAGACCGACTGCATCACGTCGGAGATCTGCTTGCGGATCGTCTCCGGGGTGATGCCGTGCTCCTCGTTGTAGGCCATCTGCTTTTCGCGCCGGCGCTCGGTCTCGCTGAGTGCCTGGTTGAGCGCCTTGGTGCGCTGGTCGGCGTAGAGGATGACCTTGCCGTCGACGTTGCGCGCCGCACGCCCGATCGTCTGGATCAGCGCGGTGGCGGAGCGCAGGTAGCCCTCCTTGTCGGCATCCAGGATGCACACGCGCGCACATTCGGGAATGTCCAGCCCCTCGCGCAGCAGGTTGATGCCCACCAGCACGTCGAAGTGGCCGAGACGCAGGTCGCGGATGATCTCGATACGCTCCAGCGTGTCCACGTCGGAGTGGATGTAGCGCACCTTGAGGCCCGCTTCGTGCAGGTATTCGGTCAGGTCCTCCGCCATCCGCTTGGTGAGCGTGGTGACCAGCGCGCGGTAGCCCTGGTTCTGGACCTCCTGCACCTCGGCGATCAGGTCGTCGACCTGGCCGTCGGTCGGGCGGATCTCGCAGACGGGATCGATCAGGCCGGTCGGGCGGATGATCTGCTCGGTGAAGGTGCCGCCGGTCTGGCGCAGTTCCCACTGCCCCGGGGTGGCCGAGACGTAGGTGGTCTGCGGGCGCATGGCGTCCCACTCCTCGAATTTGAGCGGGCGGTTGTCCATACAGGACGGCAGGCGGAAGCCATAATCCGCCAGCGTCTTCTTGCGCACCGTGTCACCGCGGTACATGCCGTTGAGCTGCGGCACCGTCACGTGGCTTTCGTCCACGATCAGCATGGCGTCGTCCGGCAGGTACTCGAACAGGGTTGGCGGCGGCTCCCCCGGATTGCGGCCGGTCAGGTAGCGCGAGTAGTTCTCGATGCCGGGGCAGGAGCCGGTCGCCTCCATCATCTCCAAATCGAAGGTGGTGCGCTGCTCCAGCCGCTCGGCTTCCAGCGGCATGTTGTGCTGCTTGAAGTACTCCAGGCGCTGCGTCAGCTCTTCCTTGATTTGCTTGATCGCCTGGCGGAGCGTCGGCCGGGGGGTGACGTAGTGGCTGTTGGCGTACAGCTTGATCCGCTCAAGCGTGTCGGTCTTGCTGCCGGTGAGCGGATCGAACTCGTGGATCGCGTCGACCTCGTCGCCGAACAGCGACACGCGCCAGGCCCGGTCCTCGTAGTGCGCCGGGAAGATCTCGATGGTGTCGCCGCGCACCCGGAAGGTGCCGCGCTCGAAGTTGATGTCGTTGCGCTTGTACTGCAGCTCGGTGAGCGACTGCAGGAACTCGTTGCGGTCCAGCCGGTCGCCCTGGTGCACCGTGACCGTCATCCGCGAATAGGTTTCCGGTGCGCCCATGCCGTAAATGCAGGACACCGACGCCACGATCACCACGTCGTCGCGTTCGAACAGCGCCCGGGTGGCGGCGTGGCGCATCCGGTCGATCTGCTCGTTGATCGAGGATTCCTTCTCGACGTAGGTGTCGGTGCGCGGGACGTAGGCTTCCGGCTGGTAATAGTCGTAGTAGGAGACGAAGTACTCCACCGCGTTGTTCGGGAAGAAGCTCTTCATCTCCGCGTACAGCTGCGCGGCCAGCGTCTTGTTCGGCGCCAGGATCAGGGTCGGGCGCTGCACCTGCTGGATGGTGTGCGCCATCGTGAAGGTCTTGCCGGAGCCGGTGACGCCGAGCAGCACCTGGTCCTTCTCCTGGGCCTCCAGGCCCTGGACGATCTCCCGGATCGCCCCCGGCTGGTCGCCGGCCGGCTGGTAGTCCGACTGCAGGTCGAAGGGAATCGACTCCGGCTTGGTCATGCGCTGACGCGCGACCTCGGCCGGATCCTGGGAAACGAGCGCGGTGTCCTGTGGCATGCTCCCAATGTAGGGCGCGAGGGGTGGGGGCGGCTAGGGGGAGGTCGCGTGATTGCCAAGACATGGAGGGGCACTTCGCCCACACCCCGCCTGGACACCCCCCGGGCCCTCGGCTAGCGTGCGCGGCTGGAAACTCACTTTGCCAACATGCGAGATAGCTCCCGCCATGTCCTCCTTCCTCGCCAGCCGGCTGGACCGGATCAAGCCGTCGCCGACCATCGCGGTCTCCACCAAGGCGCGCGAACTGCGCGCGGCCGGTAAGGACGTGATTGGCCTGGGTGCGGGCGAACCCGACTTCGACACCCCGGATCACATCAAGGAAGCCGCCAAGGCGGCGATGGACCGGGGTGACACCAAGTACACCGCGGTTGACGGCACGCCGGAGCTGAAGCAGGCGATCTGCCAGAAGTTCGAGCGCGACAACGGCCTGTCCTACAAGCCGGAGAACATCTCGGTTGCCACCGGCGGCAAGCAGGTGCTGTTCAACGCCCTGTTCGCCACCATCGAGGAGGGCGACGAGGTGGTGATCCCCGCGCCCTTCTGGGTCTCCTACCCGGACATGGTGCTCTTGTGCGGCGGCGAGCCGGTGGCGGTGCCGTGCAGCCAGGACGCCGGCTTCAAGTTGCGCGCGGAGGATCTGGACAACGCGATCACCAAGAACACCAAGTGGGTGATCCTGAACAGCCCCTCCAACCCGTCGGGCGCCGCCTATTCGAAGGACGAGATGCAGGCGATCACCGACGTGCTGAAGAAGCACGAGCACGTCTGGGTGCTGACTGACGACATGTACGAGAAGCTGGTCTACGACGGTTTCGAGTTCTGCACGCCCGCCCAGATCGAGCCGACGTTGTTCGACCGCACCCTGACCATGAACGGCGTCTCCAAGGCTTATGCCATGACCGGCTGGCGGATCGGTTACGCCGGTGGGCCGACGCAGTTGATCAAGGCGATGGCGAAGATTCAGTCGCAGTCGACCTCCTCGCCGTCGTCGATCAGCCAGGCCGCCGCGGTCGAGGCGCTGAACGGCCCGCAGGACTTCATCGCCTCGAACAACGAGGTGTTCCGCCAGCGCCGCGACCTGGTGGTGGAGAAGCTGAACCAGTGCCCGGGCCTGACCTGCTCCAAGCCGGAGGGGGCGTTCTACGTCTATCCCTCCTGCGCCGGCGTGATCGGGTTGAAGACGCCGCAGGGCAACCGCCTGCAGTCGGACGGCGACTTCGTCACCTACCTGCTGGAGGAAGCCAACGTCGCCTGCGTCCAGGGCGAGGCGTTCGGCCTGTCGCCCTATTTCCGGATCTCCTACGCCACTTCCACCGAGGCGCTGGAGGAAGCCTGCAAGCGCATCCGGCAGGCGTGTGAACAACTGAGCGAGTAGGGGGGGGCCGGCTGCCCGTCGCTCTATTCCATGCAACGGTCCGTCGGGGCAACGGTCGTCGGGACGGCTTCGCCGCGGCGCCTGCGATTTTCCAGCAGGCGTCGCGGATGCCCTTATGCGTGCCGATACGCGGCCTGCGCGAACGCGCGTTTACGCTGTCTTCACGTTGGTCCAGGCGAGGGCTCGTTGCAGTGTCGCCGTGCCATCGCGCGTGTAGCAGCGGCCGTGTGACAGAACGATCCGCTCGGGTTGCCAATTCAGCATGGTTGCAGCGGCGTCGCGGACGGCAGCACGGTGTGGCAGGAACGTCAGGCGCAGGTCGCGCGGTGTGCTGCCGGTCGGCGCCATCACACCGCCAAGTCGCATCAGTAGAGCCAACCAGCGCCGATGCAGACGTTCCGGTTCGAAGTTTTCGATCAGATCGGTCACGATCAGCGTGCGGCTCGGCTGGTGGAAGAAGTCCGCTTCGGTCATGAAGCTTCCAGGCACGAGCACCTGATCAATCGTTCCGGCCCACTGTGTCGGCGCGGCGTCGCCCAGGATCGCGTCGATCCGGAAGCCGCCTGCTTCGGCTTTGGTCTCAACCCCTGGTGCGACGTGCGTAGAGGCGTCGGGGTAGGCACGCTGCCAGTTGGCGAGATAGAGCCAGTGCAGCTTGTTCGGCGCCACCAGCCAGGTCACGGGGCCGAGCGTGTCCAGTTCAGTTCGCAGTCCATCCGTCAGGGCGCAGGGAGAATGCACCCACAGCCGTCCGTCTGGCAGTCGGATCACCGTTGCACGGGTTGAGAACGGCAAGCTGCCGACGATGTATTTCATCTGGACGACGGGCCCGTCCACGACCCAAATATCCTCGGCAAACGCTTTCAGCGTGCCAAGCGGCGGATAGGGATCGATCGTTTCTACATCGTCGGTTTGTGGCATGGCAGGCGTTACCATGGTTGTGGGCTGTGGCAGTTTAATATGACATGCCCCGCATGTCCGCCCCTCGCTTTGCGCGTGCCATGTTATCGCGGGGGTGGTGTTCTGCCTGAACGTGCGCAGGTCTGGAACCACGCATGTGTGTTACCTGCGCTCCCAGCAGCTGCTTGGGATTACACCGCCCGCGCCCCGGCCACCAAGGCGCGTAGCTTGTCGCGCGCCAGCGTGCGCGGCATCAGCGCAAGGCCGCAGTCGGGCGCAGCCATCAGGCGGTGCGGGTCGATGTGCCCCAACGCCTGGCGCAGGCGGCTGGTGATGTCGTCCGGGTTTTCGACGCGGCTGCGCGCGACATCGACGCAGCCCAGGATCACGGTGGTGCGCGTGAATCGCTCCAGCAGGCTCAAGTCGGCCGGGCGGTGCGCATCCTCCAGACTGACCGCGTCCACGGGGGCTTGGTCCAGCGGCTCGGCGATCTGCGCGTAGGCGTGGGGGTCGGCCTTGGGGTAATCCTCCTGGTCCAGTTCCGCCGGGTAGCCGCAGCAGACGTGGACGCAGCTGTGCGTCTCCGACGGCAGCTTGTGCAGGGTGCGCGCCAGGTTATCGACGCCGAAGGCGGCCGCCTTGTCCGGATGGCGGGCGAACAGCGGCTCGTCGACCTGGATCCAGGGACAGCCGGCTGCCGCCAAATCCCGGATCTCCTGGTTCAGCGCGTCGCCCAGGGCAGCGCACAGCGCGCGCTCGTCGGGGTAATGTTCGTTGGCGATCGTGCCGGCGATCGTAAGCGGGCCGGGCACCGTGATCTTGACCGGTTTGGCGGTCGCCTGCTGCGCGCTACGCCAATCGTGACGCAGAAAGCGATTGCCCGCCCGAATCTCCCCGCGCACCACGGGAACGTAGGCAGTCCAGCCGCCCTGGCGCAGCTCGCGGGCTTCCAGGTTCTCGAAGTCGATCCCGTGCAGGTGACGCAGGTGGTAGAAGACGTAATGCTCCCGCCGGACCTCGCCGTCGGTCGGGACGTCGATGCCGATCTCCGCTTGCTCGGCGACGATCTCCTGCGTCGCGCGGTCGAGCAGCCGTTGCTCCGCCGCCGCGTCGACCCTTCCGCGCTCGCGCACGGAGCGCGTTGGATCGCTCGGATGCCGGCCCTGCTCCGCTTCCGGCTTGGCTTCGTGCCAGCCACGCAGGGGCACGTCGTCGGGCTTGGGATAGGCGCCGATCGTGGTGGTGGGCACAGGCATGACGCCTCCTTGGCACGGTCTTGCGCACATGCTCTGCCACAGTCCTGCGCCTGGCGGCAACGCCGCGTGCCGGAGAGGGCGGCGGGGCAGACGAATTGACAGCGCCGCTGCCGCCTGCTTTGCAGATTTGCGTGTCAGCCACCTGAAGGATCGTGAAGGCCGTGAGCGACGACCAGCCGACGACGCGGGCCGACTACCCGCATTTCCTAACCATCCCGACCCGCTGGATGGACAACGATATCTACGGCCACGTGAACAACGTGGTCTACTACTCCTACTTCGACACGGTGATTAACCGCTATCTGATCCAGGAAGGCGGGCTCGATCCCTGGAACGGCGAGGTCATCGGGGTGTGCGCGGAGAGCAGCTGCCGCTACCGCGCGGCCTTCGCTTTCCCCGAAGATATCGAGGCGGGGCTGCGTGTCGCGCGCCTGGGCGGTCGCTCGGTCACCTATGAGATCGGCTTGTTCAAGGCCGGTCGGGAAGAGGCCGGCGCGGAAGGACGGTTCGTTCACGTATTCGTTCCGCGCGGCGACATGACCACGGCGGTGGCGATCCCGGAACAAATCCGCGCGGCTTTGGCGAAGCTGCAGGCCGGATAGGCCCATGGTTGGCCCTCGTACGGACAGGCGTTACCTTTCGGCTATGACGGGATGTTCCTGCGGGTCCGATGTCACGTTCGATGGACTGAGCACGCGCTACAAACGGGTGCTCTGGCTCGTCATCGCCCTTAACGCCGGCATGTTCGGGGTCGAGATGGCCGCCGGCCTGGCCGGGCAGTCGATGGCGCTCAAGGCGGACGCGCTCGACTTCCTGGGCGATACCGCGACCTACGCGTTGAGCCTGGCAGTGATTGGCGGGGCGGCGACCACCCGGGCGCGCGTTGCCCTGTTCAAGGGGGTGTCGCTGGGTGTCCTTGGGCTCGTCGTGCTGACAGCCACGCTCTACCGCGTGATCGTGCTGGGCCAGCCGGATGCCTTCGTCATGACCGGGATCGGGGTGCTTGCCTGTACGGTCAACGTGATCGCGGCGCTGCTTCTGCTGCGCTACCGCGACGGTGATGCCAACGTCCGCTCGGTCTGGCTGTGCAGCCGCAACGATGCGATCGGCAACACCGCGGTCGTTCTGGCCGGTTTGGGTGTCTTCGCCAGCGGCACGCCGTGGCCGGACTTGGCCGTCGCCGGCGTGATGGCCGGCCTGTTCTTCAGCTCCGCTACTGGCATTGTACGTCAGGCGCTGGGGGAGCTACGTGACGGCCGCACGGTCCGGGCGCCGGCGGCGTAGTTGCCTTGGATTGGCGTCAACCATAGGTAAAACCGGCCGGGGGTGGCCCCGACCGGTTGGAGTCTTTGGCGCGGCGCGCGGCTGGCGTTCGGCGTGTCGTGGGCCGAACATCATGTAATTATGTCGGACCGCCTGCGAACTCGATGAGGTCGGCCAGCGTCGCGATCCGGCGTTTGTCGCGACGCGGTGTCCACACTTCGATTCCCCCGAGCGTGGCCGCGCGATGATCTCTGGCGTGGAGATAGCTGTTCGGGTCGCCTTTGATCAGGCCCGCGATGACCTCGGCCACCAGGCGGCTGCCGACAGCGCCAAGGCTGTTGCCATCCTTCTGGATGGCGGCTTCCTGCAGCACGTAGTACCAGAGGGGCGTCCGATCCAGGAACCCGCCGTCGGTTAGAGCCTCGGCAATCTTCTGGTCGGTCGCCGTCAGCTCCTTGGCGGAGAGGGGCTGTATGCCAAGCGCTTCGGCGACCGCTTGGCCGGTGGGTACGCGCAGGTGATAGCCGCGCAGCAGATTGCTCCGCGCGAGATGGCTGAGATTGGCTCCCTTACGGTCACTGCCGAGCGCACTCTCCAGGTCGAACAGGCC
This genomic window contains:
- a CDS encoding pyridoxal phosphate-dependent aminotransferase, producing the protein MSSFLASRLDRIKPSPTIAVSTKARELRAAGKDVIGLGAGEPDFDTPDHIKEAAKAAMDRGDTKYTAVDGTPELKQAICQKFERDNGLSYKPENISVATGGKQVLFNALFATIEEGDEVVIPAPFWVSYPDMVLLCGGEPVAVPCSQDAGFKLRAEDLDNAITKNTKWVILNSPSNPSGAAYSKDEMQAITDVLKKHEHVWVLTDDMYEKLVYDGFEFCTPAQIEPTLFDRTLTMNGVSKAYAMTGWRIGYAGGPTQLIKAMAKIQSQSTSSPSSISQAAAVEALNGPQDFIASNNEVFRQRRDLVVEKLNQCPGLTCSKPEGAFYVYPSCAGVIGLKTPQGNRLQSDGDFVTYLLEEANVACVQGEAFGLSPYFRISYATSTEALEEACKRIRQACEQLSE
- a CDS encoding DUF4336 domain-containing protein → MPQTDDVETIDPYPPLGTLKAFAEDIWVVDGPVVQMKYIVGSLPFSTRATVIRLPDGRLWVHSPCALTDGLRTELDTLGPVTWLVAPNKLHWLYLANWQRAYPDASTHVAPGVETKAEAGGFRIDAILGDAAPTQWAGTIDQVLVPGSFMTEADFFHQPSRTLIVTDLIENFEPERLHRRWLALLMRLGGVMAPTGSTPRDLRLTFLPHRAAVRDAAATMLNWQPERIVLSHGRCYTRDGTATLQRALAWTNVKTA
- a CDS encoding acyl-CoA thioesterase: MSDDQPTTRADYPHFLTIPTRWMDNDIYGHVNNVVYYSYFDTVINRYLIQEGGLDPWNGEVIGVCAESSCRYRAAFAFPEDIEAGLRVARLGGRSVTYEIGLFKAGREEAGAEGRFVHVFVPRGDMTTAVAIPEQIRAALAKLQAG
- a CDS encoding cobalamin-independent methionine synthase II family protein, with the translated sequence MPVPTTTIGAYPKPDDVPLRGWHEAKPEAEQGRHPSDPTRSVRERGRVDAAAEQRLLDRATQEIVAEQAEIGIDVPTDGEVRREHYVFYHLRHLHGIDFENLEARELRQGGWTAYVPVVRGEIRAGNRFLRHDWRSAQQATAKPVKITVPGPLTIAGTIANEHYPDERALCAALGDALNQEIRDLAAAGCPWIQVDEPLFARHPDKAAAFGVDNLARTLHKLPSETHSCVHVCCGYPAELDQEDYPKADPHAYAQIAEPLDQAPVDAVSLEDAHRPADLSLLERFTRTTVILGCVDVARSRVENPDDITSRLRQALGHIDPHRLMAAPDCGLALMPRTLARDKLRALVAGARAV
- a CDS encoding cation transporter, translated to MTGCSCGSDVTFDGLSTRYKRVLWLVIALNAGMFGVEMAAGLAGQSMALKADALDFLGDTATYALSLAVIGGAATTRARVALFKGVSLGVLGLVVLTATLYRVIVLGQPDAFVMTGIGVLACTVNVIAALLLLRYRDGDANVRSVWLCSRNDAIGNTAVVLAGLGVFASGTPWPDLAVAGVMAGLFFSSATGIVRQALGELRDGRTVRAPAA